CATTGGAAGCGCAGTCATACGGCGGGAACCCCCCACGGAAGAGTGGCGGCGCTGAAGCCGGAGCAGGTCGCAAGCTATGTATATCACCATTACCAGTATCAGGAGGAGCGCCCGGGAGACGGCGACAAGTACGGGATCATTGGGCTGCATGAGAACCTGCTGTTTTTTTATTCCGAGCTGCCTGCAACGGTGGAGCCTGCCCCGTACAGCGGGAAGCTTGCCACGAATCTCCGGCCGGAGAACTGGGGTGAGGTGATGGAGCCGCATTTCAGGAAATGGAGTGAGATGCAGCCGGATCAGGCCATTTGGAAAAAGCTTGCGCTCGTTCTATCCATCCCCCGCCCCCATGCAGGAAAAGGAGAATGAATATGCTACGTACAGCCATTTGTCTTAATGGTGAGTGGGATTTCATGCCGCTCTATGACCAGCCGCGCAGCCGCGCGCTTCCAGAAAGATTGCAATACGAGGCCCGCAAAATACAGGTTCCCTCGAGCTGGCGTTACAGCTATACTGCGCCTTCGGGCAGCAAATTCGGCGAAGTCCCCGAGTATCAGTTCCAGCCCTTCGATGTGTACAGATACCCGGAGGAATGGAATGCAGCCGAAGCCGGGGTGCTTCACCGCAGCTTTCAGGTGCCGGAGATGATGCTGGAGCAGCGGGTCATTCTGCGATTCGATGGCATTATGCAAAAAGCGGCCATCTATCTGGACCGCGAGCGGATTGCCGTCTGGGAGGACGGCTTCCTGCCCTTGCGGCTGGATATCACCGCGCTGGTGAAGCCCGGCCGGGAGCAGCATCTGCATGTGGTCTGCGGCAGCTTCGACACAGCGGTGCTTCCCTCCGGGGAGACCAAAATCACCGGGCTCTCCGGCTCCTGGTTCGGCAGAATTGCCCGGGGCATCTGGCAGGATGTCTTCCTGGAGGCCTATCCGCCAGTATGGCTGGAGGATCTTACGATCCGCACCTCTGTCCGGCAGGGAAGGCTGGAAGTGGATGCTCTGATCAGCAGCACAGAAGAGGGGCTCTCACCCGAAGGCTTGTGTGTGCTCCTGCAGGTCAGGGAGCGGAAATCCGGCGTTCTGTCCGCATTGGCAGAGCCGCCGCACCTGTCGCAGCCACTGTCGGCCGACCGGCCGCTGCCCGTGCTTGAAGCGGAAGCCGCAGTGGCGCTTCGCCCTGCGGAGGCTGCGTCAGGGCGGCAGTTATGCGTCAATACCGGCAGCCGGGAGTGGGGCGGGGCAGCATTCAGCCTGCCCTGGCAGGAGGCCAGGCTGTGGAGCCCGGATTCCCCTGTCCTGTATGAGCTGGAGCTTGTGCTTCAATCGGACGGTGAGATTCTTGACCGCCGGAGCGAGACCTTCGGCTTCCGGGAGTTCTGGTGCGAAGGGCCGCAATTTATGCTGAACGGGATTCCCGTTAATCTGCGTGGGGACTCCTGGCATTTTCAGGGGGCGGCCCAGCAGACAGAGGACTATATCCGGGGCTGGTACCGGATGTGCCGGCAGGCGGGCATTAACAGCATCCGGCTCCATGCGCAGCCGTATCCGTCCGATTATCTGCGGATTGCCGATGAGGAGGGGATGCTGATTGTCGATGAGACGGCCATCTACGGCTCCAGCAAAAGCATGGATGCCGCCCATCCCGACTTCATCGCCAATTGCCGCGCGCATGTGCAGCGGCTGGTGCAGCGGGACAAGAATCATCCTTCGGTCATTCTGTGGAGTGTGCAGAATGAGATGCGCTGGGTGGACGGACGCGATCACTACAAGCAGCATATCCCCGGCCTGATCGGACTGATGAAGGCGCTGGATGCCACCCGCCCGGTCATGGTGGAGGGAGATAACCGTCTGGTCTCCAAGCAGCAGACCGAGGTGGAAAGCCGTCATTACAACATTGACGGCACGATCGCGCAGTGGGACAGGAAGGTTCCGCTCACCTTCGGCGAGCATGGCGGCTGGTGGTACATTTGTCCGCAGAACAGCAGCATGTATACAGGGCTGGACGCCTACCGTGACTCAGATGCCAGTGCTGCCGGGCTGGCCCACAAGGAGCGGCTGTTCGTGGAATATGCACGGCGGCAGGGTGTCTCAGGCATCTCTACTTTTAATTTTGTTCATTACTTCATGCGGGCGATGCCGGAGCAGGAGCTCAAGCTGCCGCAGGCTGACCTGACCACACCCGGCCCTAAACCAGCTGTAATTCCAGCCTACTCGCTTTCGCTGAACAACGGGCTGTTGCCGGAGGAGTATCCGGTCTACAGGCCTAATCCGGCTTTTGCCATTATGGCCGCGGCTTTCAAGCCGGTCACGCTGATTACTGCCGAATACAACCGCTGCTTCTTCGATGATGCGCCGGTCTCCCGCAGCTTCGATGTCTATAACGATACGCTGTCAGCGCAGCAAGTAACGGTCGAATGTGAAGTTATGCAGGGAGGGCGCAGGGTACACAGCGAGACCTTCCGCTTCCGTCATGAGCCTGCTCAGCGCCGGAGCATCCGGCTGGAGTGGATGCCGGAGCCGGTAAATGGCGAAGGAGTTGGAGCAGAAGCTGGGGCCGGAGTAGGAGCACCAGTAGGTGAAGGTGAAGCCATGCTGTCCGCCCGGCTGTTCCATGGCAGCGAGCTGATGCATGAGCTTAATGTAAGCTACCGCCTGCTGTCCGGGCGCTGCCGGACCGAGCCGGTAGAGATCGCCTTGCCCGCAGCATATATCGGCTCTGACCGGGACTTCCAGGCGATTCACGCGCTGGTGCCCGCACTGGTCCGGGCAGAACCGGAAGCGGTAGATAAGCTTGCGGCTGGAACCCTGCTGATTGCCGGCAGCAAAATGCAGGATAAGGACGGGTCGCTGGACCGGAGACTGAGAGGATTCGTGCAGCGGGGCGGCAGGCTGCTGCTGCTGGAACAGCTTCATCTCTCTCCCGGCAGGCTGCCGCTCACCCGCAGGGAATTCATCCGCGCACATAGCGGGGATTACGGGCATCCGGTGCTCCGGGGATTAGGCGCGGAGGACCTGATGTACTGGCATGAGGAGCTGCGCGAGGACGGGCCGCTGCCTATCATCCGGGCGGCGTTCGAGAAGCCGGTGACCGGCGACTTCACCCTGCTGCTGGAATGCAGCGCAGGGGACTTCGGAGACGGCGGCGATCTGTGGTCGCCGCTGCTGGAATACCGCAGCGGTGCGGGCATGCTCCTGGCGAATCAGCTGGAGATTATGGATCATCTCCAGCGGGTTCCCCAGGCGCAGTTGCTGCTGCGCAGCCTGCTGCAGTATGCGGGCCGCGCGGCAGCACCGGCATCAGCCGCCATATCCGGGCCCTCCGCCGCTGCGGCGGCTACCGCCCCGGCTACCGACGCCGGGCCTATCGCTGCCGCCGCCGTCAAAGCTAGCGCCGCAGCCCGGCACGCAGCCCCGGCTACCGACGCCGGGCCTATCGCTGCCGCCGCCGTCAAGGCTAGCGCCGCAGCCCGGCACGCCGCGCCGGCTACCGTATCCGCGCTGGCGCCAGCCGCGGCAAAATCCGCTGCGGTCTGGGTCCGCAGCGACAGTCCGGCGGCAGCCTTGCTCGGCAAGCTCCGCCTGAAGGGCCACAGGCTGGACAGCGCCGCAGGCTTGTCCGGCCTGACCCCCGGCCTCCTCGTCGTGGAGGCCGGACTGCTGGGCGCGCCGGGCGCGGCGGAAGCCGTGCGCCAGGCGGCCCTGGCCGGCGGCAGCGTGCTGGTGCTGCCGGCGGAGCCCGGCGGGCAGGAGGCCCTCGCCCGCCTGCTGGACGCTCCCGTGCGTATCGTGCCGCACGGGACGTATCATCTGGCGGCGGACTATGCGCACGCCGCCGTGCAGGGCATCAGCCCGGTCGACCTGTTCGGCTTCGACAAGGTGCATCTCTCGCCCCGGGATGTCGTCAACCGGGAGCTGGCCGGGTGCAGGCTGGAGGTGCCGGACGCGGAGGTGCTGTGCACCAGCGTGGAAGGCACAGCCTGGAAGGACTATTTCGCCGGGCAGCATACGGCGGAATACAGCCGGCTGGCGCTGGTCGAGCTTAACCGCAGCAAGGCGGCTGCTCCGGGAGCTTTTGTAATCCGGCAGGAGGCCGGAGCGGGAGAGATTCTCTGCTCGCAACTGCTTGCCGACCCGGACAGTGACAAGAGCCTCAGGCTCTACACCCGCCTGCTCGCCAATCTCGGAGCCGCGTTTGCAGATGAGCTGCTGCTCCA
The sequence above is a segment of the Paenibacillus sp. FSL R7-0204 genome. Coding sequences within it:
- a CDS encoding glycoside hydrolase family 2 TIM barrel-domain containing protein translates to MNMLRTAICLNGEWDFMPLYDQPRSRALPERLQYEARKIQVPSSWRYSYTAPSGSKFGEVPEYQFQPFDVYRYPEEWNAAEAGVLHRSFQVPEMMLEQRVILRFDGIMQKAAIYLDRERIAVWEDGFLPLRLDITALVKPGREQHLHVVCGSFDTAVLPSGETKITGLSGSWFGRIARGIWQDVFLEAYPPVWLEDLTIRTSVRQGRLEVDALISSTEEGLSPEGLCVLLQVRERKSGVLSALAEPPHLSQPLSADRPLPVLEAEAAVALRPAEAASGRQLCVNTGSREWGGAAFSLPWQEARLWSPDSPVLYELELVLQSDGEILDRRSETFGFREFWCEGPQFMLNGIPVNLRGDSWHFQGAAQQTEDYIRGWYRMCRQAGINSIRLHAQPYPSDYLRIADEEGMLIVDETAIYGSSKSMDAAHPDFIANCRAHVQRLVQRDKNHPSVILWSVQNEMRWVDGRDHYKQHIPGLIGLMKALDATRPVMVEGDNRLVSKQQTEVESRHYNIDGTIAQWDRKVPLTFGEHGGWWYICPQNSSMYTGLDAYRDSDASAAGLAHKERLFVEYARRQGVSGISTFNFVHYFMRAMPEQELKLPQADLTTPGPKPAVIPAYSLSLNNGLLPEEYPVYRPNPAFAIMAAAFKPVTLITAEYNRCFFDDAPVSRSFDVYNDTLSAQQVTVECEVMQGGRRVHSETFRFRHEPAQRRSIRLEWMPEPVNGEGVGAEAGAGVGAPVGEGEAMLSARLFHGSELMHELNVSYRLLSGRCRTEPVEIALPAAYIGSDRDFQAIHALVPALVRAEPEAVDKLAAGTLLIAGSKMQDKDGSLDRRLRGFVQRGGRLLLLEQLHLSPGRLPLTRREFIRAHSGDYGHPVLRGLGAEDLMYWHEELREDGPLPIIRAAFEKPVTGDFTLLLECSAGDFGDGGDLWSPLLEYRSGAGMLLANQLEIMDHLQRVPQAQLLLRSLLQYAGRAAAPASAAISGPSAAAAATAPATDAGPIAAAAVKASAAARHAAPATDAGPIAAAAVKASAAARHAAPATVSALAPAAAKSAAVWVRSDSPAAALLGKLRLKGHRLDSAAGLSGLTPGLLVVEAGLLGAPGAAEAVRQAALAGGSVLVLPAEPGGQEALARLLDAPVRIVPHGTYHLAADYAHAAVQGISPVDLFGFDKVHLSPRDVVNRELAGCRLEVPDAEVLCTSVEGTAWKDYFAGQHTAEYSRLALVELNRSKAAAPGAFVIRQEAGAGEILCSQLLADPDSDKSLRLYTRLLANLGAAFADELLLHDKGDAQWAVEAAMTLFCPPHIDYEAMKAYYTDPEFSLNNLGEGLYGWMKKKERRPDGTFLIPALEGRLLFLSCFVHLPETADTSGGGGRPGGIRTGRLRVNSACAFDIYMNGRLVPEPEQEITLASGINRLIAIVRGAQEDITFGMVFLNTDGTYMNDLEFRLTMDEVEPK